A genomic window from Pseudonocardia broussonetiae includes:
- a CDS encoding SRPBCC family protein — MIRSTAVRTVAAPPDQVWGVLADHEGMRTWVPGLRVAVTRPGTSETGGVGTVRKVGFGIAGPIVEEVVAFEPGRRLGYRALAGVPLKDYRGEVVLSPAGAGTEIRYTVEAEQRLPFGEALLVRGLAAGLLSGLVRGVRAGGVR, encoded by the coding sequence ATGATCCGCTCCACCGCCGTCCGCACGGTCGCCGCTCCCCCGGACCAGGTCTGGGGGGTGCTGGCCGACCACGAGGGCATGCGCACGTGGGTCCCCGGGCTCCGGGTGGCGGTGACGAGGCCGGGCACGAGCGAGACCGGCGGCGTCGGCACCGTGCGGAAGGTCGGGTTCGGGATCGCCGGACCGATCGTCGAGGAGGTCGTGGCGTTCGAGCCGGGCCGGCGCCTGGGCTACCGGGCGCTGGCGGGCGTGCCGCTGAAGGACTACCGCGGCGAGGTCGTGCTGAGCCCCGCGGGCGCGGGCACCGAGATCCGCTACACCGTCGAGGCCGAGCAGCGGCTGCCGTTCGGCGAGGCGCTCCTGGTGAGGGGCCTCGCCGCCGGGCTGCTGTCGGGGCTGGTGCGCGGGGTGCGGGCCGGCGGGGTCCGGTAG
- a CDS encoding LuxR C-terminal-related transcriptional regulator: protein MSTSSAHAGFDARGALRAALRAVQTESGLPVAFGAFVEGSTAVLSEFRGTRTNNLHSLEVRAGSGLGGRVIAENRPAAVNDYRTADTITHEYDTWVLSEGLASIAAAPVMVRDRLAGLIYVATRDRNALGDRSKSAILSAGRRLSTELTVQDEVRRRMRDAEVVATVAPEHVRDVASLEEIRALHAELRAVAQLISDAGLSQRIADLSKRLAHVGTGTAAASGTVVRLSAREVDVLAQIALGCTNQEAATRLSIKPETAKAYLRGAMRKLDAHTRFEAVVRARALRLIP, encoded by the coding sequence ATGAGCACGTCATCCGCGCACGCCGGCTTCGACGCACGGGGAGCACTCCGTGCCGCGCTCCGTGCGGTCCAGACCGAGTCCGGTCTCCCGGTCGCGTTCGGGGCGTTCGTGGAGGGCTCGACCGCCGTGCTCAGCGAGTTCCGCGGCACGCGCACGAACAACCTGCACAGCCTCGAGGTCCGGGCCGGCTCCGGCCTCGGCGGGCGGGTCATCGCGGAGAACCGGCCGGCCGCGGTCAACGACTACCGCACCGCCGACACCATCACCCACGAGTACGACACCTGGGTGCTGTCGGAGGGCCTGGCCTCGATCGCCGCCGCCCCGGTCATGGTCCGCGACCGGCTGGCCGGCCTGATCTACGTCGCCACCCGCGACCGCAACGCCCTGGGCGACCGCAGCAAGTCGGCCATCCTCAGCGCGGGCCGGCGCCTGAGCACGGAGCTCACCGTGCAGGACGAGGTCCGCCGCCGCATGCGGGACGCCGAGGTCGTCGCCACCGTCGCGCCGGAGCACGTGCGCGACGTCGCCAGCCTCGAGGAGATCCGCGCGCTGCACGCCGAGCTGCGCGCCGTCGCCCAGCTCATCTCCGACGCGGGCCTGTCCCAGCGCATCGCCGACCTCTCGAAGCGCCTCGCCCACGTCGGCACGGGGACCGCGGCCGCGTCCGGCACCGTCGTCCGGCTGTCGGCGCGCGAGGTCGACGTCCTGGCGCAGATCGCCCTGGGCTGCACCAACCAGGAGGCGGCGACCCGGCTGTCGATCAAGCCGGAGACGGCCAAGGCCTACCTGCGCGGCGCGATGCGCAAGCTCGACGCCCACACCCGCTTCGAGGCCGTCGTCCGGGCCCGGGCGCTGCGGCTCATCCCGTAG
- a CDS encoding (2Fe-2S)-binding protein: MAQHTFNLNGESVTVEADDDVRLLWVIRDLLGVTGPKYGCGINVCKACTSHINGKAFNPCSVSVADISADDEITTIEGLADTVGSDLHPMQEAWIEKDVAQCGYCQPGQIMAAVAKVRQCADEGRKLDDAAIEEIRNICRCGTYNRIREAIYAGAENM, encoded by the coding sequence ATGGCACAGCACACCTTCAACCTCAACGGTGAGTCCGTCACCGTCGAAGCCGACGACGACGTCCGCCTGCTCTGGGTGATCCGCGACCTGCTCGGGGTCACCGGACCCAAGTACGGCTGCGGCATCAACGTCTGCAAGGCCTGCACCAGCCACATCAACGGCAAGGCCTTCAACCCCTGCTCGGTCTCCGTCGCCGACATCTCCGCCGACGACGAGATCACCACCATCGAGGGCCTCGCCGACACCGTCGGCTCCGACCTGCACCCCATGCAGGAAGCGTGGATCGAGAAGGACGTCGCGCAGTGCGGCTACTGCCAGCCCGGCCAGATCATGGCCGCGGTGGCCAAGGTCCGCCAGTGCGCCGACGAGGGCCGCAAGCTCGACGACGCCGCCATCGAGGAGATCCGCAACATCTGCCGCTGCGGCACCTACAACCGCATCCGCGAAGCGATCTACGCGGGCGCCGAGAACATGTGA